A single Rattus norvegicus strain BN/NHsdMcwi chromosome 5, GRCr8, whole genome shotgun sequence DNA region contains:
- the Phf24 gene encoding PHD finger protein 24, translating into MGVLMSKRQTVEQVQKVSLAVSAFKDGLRDRPSVRRGGELPGSRRGTVEGSVQQVQEEKEAEASAPGVQEESSSNRAAWERLRDGRGVEPEEFDRTSRFTPPAFIRPTRKLDDDKPPDICLEPRESVVNDEMCDICEVWTAESLFPCRVCTRVFHDGCLRRMGYLQGDSAVEVTEMAHTETGWSCYYCDNLNLLLTEEEMYSLTETFQRCKVIPDCSLTLEDFVRYRHQAAKRGDSTRALSDEQEEQAARQFAALDPEHRGHVEWPDFLSHESLLLLQQLRPQNSLLRLLTVKERERARATFLARGRGSTISEAECHQARHSWFCKRLAEAPSCSVSISHVGPIADSSPAGSSSQSQEKALLPTEQESRFVDWPTFLRENVIYILAARPNSGAIHLKPPG; encoded by the exons ATGGGGGTGTTGATGTCCAAGCGGCAGACAGTAGAGCAGGTGCAGAAGGTGAGCCTGGCTGTGTCAGCCTTCAAGGATGGGCTACGGGACAGGCCTTCCGTTAGACGTGGGGGTGAGCTACCAGGGTCCCGCCGTGGCACTGTGGAGGGCTCTGTTCAGCAAGtacaggaggagaaggaagcggAGGCAAGTGCCCCCGGGGTCCAGGAAGAGAGCAGCAGCAACCGTGCAGCCTGGGAGCGGCTCCGAGATGGGCGTGGAGTTGAGCCTGAGGAGTTTGACAGGACCAGTCGATTCACGCCCCCTGCCTTCATCCGCCCCACCCGGAAGCTGGACGATGACAAACCTCCAGATATCTGCTTGGAACCCCGGGAGTCT GTTGTCAACGACGAGATGTGTGATATCTGTGAAGTCTGGACCGCTGAAAGCCTCTTCCCGTGCAGAGTCTGCACCAGGGTTTTCCACGATGGCTGCCTGCGCCGCATGGGCTACCTCCAAGGGGACAGTGCCGTGGAGGTGACCGAGATGGCCCACACCGAGACAGGCTGGAGCTGCTACTACTGT GACAACCTCAACCTGCTGCTTACTGAGGAGGAGATGTACAGCCTCACGGAGACCTTTCAGCGGTGCAAAGTCATCCCTG ATTGCTCCCTGACACTGGAGGACTTTGTGCGCTACCGACACCAGGCGGCAAAGCGAGGAGACAGCACCAGGGCCCTGAGCGATGAGCAAGAGGAGCAGGCGGCCCGCCAGTTTGCAGCCTTGGACCCTGAACACCGGGGCCACGTAGAGTGGCCCGACTTCTTGTCCCACGAGTCCCTTCTGTTGCTGCAGCAGCTGCGTCCCCAG AACTCTCTACTGAGGCTTCTCACCGTCAAGGAGAGGGAGCGAGCTCGAGCCACCTTCCTGGCACGGGGCAGAGGGAGCACCATCAGCGAAGCAGAGTGCCACCAAGCCCGACACTCTTGGTTCTGCAAGCGCCTTGCAGAGGCTCCTTCCTGCAGCGTCAG CATCAGCCATGTGGGTCCTATAGCAGACAGCAGCCCGGCCGGCAGCAGTAGCCAGAGTCAGGAGAAGGCCCTGCTGCCCACAGAGCAGGAGTCCAG ATTTGTGGATTGGCCCACCTTCCTGAGAGAGAATGTCATCTACATCTTGGCTGCTCGTCCTAACAGTGGAGCGATTCACCTGAAGCCCCCAGGATAG
- the Phf24 gene encoding PHD finger protein 24 isoform X3, producing MGVLMSKRQTVEQVQKQVQEEKEAEASAPGVQEESSSNRAAWERLRDGRGVEPEEFDRTSRFTPPAFIRPTRKLDDDKPPDICLEPRESVVNDEMCDICEVWTAESLFPCRVCTRVFHDGCLRRMGYLQGDSAVEVTEMAHTETGWSCYYCDNLNLLLTEEEMYSLTETFQRCKVIPDCSLTLEDFVRYRHQAAKRGDSTRALSDEQEEQAARQFAALDPEHRGHVEWPDFLSHESLLLLQQLRPQNSLLRLLTVKERERARATFLARGRGSTISEAECHQARHSWFCKRLAEAPSCSVSISHVGPIADSSPAGSSSQSQEKALLPTEQESRFVDWPTFLRENVIYILAARPNSGAIHLKPPG from the exons ATGGGGGTGTTGATGTCCAAGCGGCAGACAGTAGAGCAGGTGCAGAAG CAAGtacaggaggagaaggaagcggAGGCAAGTGCCCCCGGGGTCCAGGAAGAGAGCAGCAGCAACCGTGCAGCCTGGGAGCGGCTCCGAGATGGGCGTGGAGTTGAGCCTGAGGAGTTTGACAGGACCAGTCGATTCACGCCCCCTGCCTTCATCCGCCCCACCCGGAAGCTGGACGATGACAAACCTCCAGATATCTGCTTGGAACCCCGGGAGTCT GTTGTCAACGACGAGATGTGTGATATCTGTGAAGTCTGGACCGCTGAAAGCCTCTTCCCGTGCAGAGTCTGCACCAGGGTTTTCCACGATGGCTGCCTGCGCCGCATGGGCTACCTCCAAGGGGACAGTGCCGTGGAGGTGACCGAGATGGCCCACACCGAGACAGGCTGGAGCTGCTACTACTGT GACAACCTCAACCTGCTGCTTACTGAGGAGGAGATGTACAGCCTCACGGAGACCTTTCAGCGGTGCAAAGTCATCCCTG ATTGCTCCCTGACACTGGAGGACTTTGTGCGCTACCGACACCAGGCGGCAAAGCGAGGAGACAGCACCAGGGCCCTGAGCGATGAGCAAGAGGAGCAGGCGGCCCGCCAGTTTGCAGCCTTGGACCCTGAACACCGGGGCCACGTAGAGTGGCCCGACTTCTTGTCCCACGAGTCCCTTCTGTTGCTGCAGCAGCTGCGTCCCCAG AACTCTCTACTGAGGCTTCTCACCGTCAAGGAGAGGGAGCGAGCTCGAGCCACCTTCCTGGCACGGGGCAGAGGGAGCACCATCAGCGAAGCAGAGTGCCACCAAGCCCGACACTCTTGGTTCTGCAAGCGCCTTGCAGAGGCTCCTTCCTGCAGCGTCAG CATCAGCCATGTGGGTCCTATAGCAGACAGCAGCCCGGCCGGCAGCAGTAGCCAGAGTCAGGAGAAGGCCCTGCTGCCCACAGAGCAGGAGTCCAG ATTTGTGGATTGGCCCACCTTCCTGAGAGAGAATGTCATCTACATCTTGGCTGCTCGTCCTAACAGTGGAGCGATTCACCTGAAGCCCCCAGGATAG
- the Phf24 gene encoding PHD finger protein 24 isoform X2 has protein sequence MGVLMSKRQTVEQVQKVSLAVSAFKDGLRDRPSVRRGGELPGSRRGTVEGSVQQVQEEKEAEASAPGVQEESSSNRAAWERLRDGRGVEPEEFDRTSRFTPPAFIRPTRKLDDDKPPDICLEPRESVVNDEMCDICEVWTAESLFPCRVCTRVFHDGCLRRMGYLQGDSAVEVTEMAHTETGWSCYYCDNLNLLLTEEEMYSLTETFQRCKVIPDCSLTLEDFVRYRHQAAKRGDSTRALSDEQEEQAARQFAALDPEHRGHVEWPDFLSHESLLLLQQLRPQNSLLRLLTVKERERARATFLARGRGSTISEAECHQARHSWFCKRLAEAPSCSVRFVDWPTFLRENVIYILAARPNSGAIHLKPPG, from the exons ATGGGGGTGTTGATGTCCAAGCGGCAGACAGTAGAGCAGGTGCAGAAGGTGAGCCTGGCTGTGTCAGCCTTCAAGGATGGGCTACGGGACAGGCCTTCCGTTAGACGTGGGGGTGAGCTACCAGGGTCCCGCCGTGGCACTGTGGAGGGCTCTGTTCAGCAAGtacaggaggagaaggaagcggAGGCAAGTGCCCCCGGGGTCCAGGAAGAGAGCAGCAGCAACCGTGCAGCCTGGGAGCGGCTCCGAGATGGGCGTGGAGTTGAGCCTGAGGAGTTTGACAGGACCAGTCGATTCACGCCCCCTGCCTTCATCCGCCCCACCCGGAAGCTGGACGATGACAAACCTCCAGATATCTGCTTGGAACCCCGGGAGTCT GTTGTCAACGACGAGATGTGTGATATCTGTGAAGTCTGGACCGCTGAAAGCCTCTTCCCGTGCAGAGTCTGCACCAGGGTTTTCCACGATGGCTGCCTGCGCCGCATGGGCTACCTCCAAGGGGACAGTGCCGTGGAGGTGACCGAGATGGCCCACACCGAGACAGGCTGGAGCTGCTACTACTGT GACAACCTCAACCTGCTGCTTACTGAGGAGGAGATGTACAGCCTCACGGAGACCTTTCAGCGGTGCAAAGTCATCCCTG ATTGCTCCCTGACACTGGAGGACTTTGTGCGCTACCGACACCAGGCGGCAAAGCGAGGAGACAGCACCAGGGCCCTGAGCGATGAGCAAGAGGAGCAGGCGGCCCGCCAGTTTGCAGCCTTGGACCCTGAACACCGGGGCCACGTAGAGTGGCCCGACTTCTTGTCCCACGAGTCCCTTCTGTTGCTGCAGCAGCTGCGTCCCCAG AACTCTCTACTGAGGCTTCTCACCGTCAAGGAGAGGGAGCGAGCTCGAGCCACCTTCCTGGCACGGGGCAGAGGGAGCACCATCAGCGAAGCAGAGTGCCACCAAGCCCGACACTCTTGGTTCTGCAAGCGCCTTGCAGAGGCTCCTTCCTGCAGCGTCAG ATTTGTGGATTGGCCCACCTTCCTGAGAGAGAATGTCATCTACATCTTGGCTGCTCGTCCTAACAGTGGAGCGATTCACCTGAAGCCCCCAGGATAG
- the Phf24 gene encoding PHD finger protein 24 isoform X4: protein MGVELSLRSLTGPVDSRPLPSSAPPGSWTMTNLQISAWNPGSLVCTRVFHDGCLRRMGYLQGDSAVEVTEMAHTETGWSCYYCDNLNLLLTEEEMYSLTETFQRCKVIPDCSLTLEDFVRYRHQAAKRGDSTRALSDEQEEQAARQFAALDPEHRGHVEWPDFLSHESLLLLQQLRPQNSLLRLLTVKERERARATFLARGRGSTISEAECHQARHSWFCKRLAEAPSCSVSISHVGPIADSSPAGSSSQSQEKALLPTEQESRFVDWPTFLRENVIYILAARPNSGAIHLKPPG, encoded by the exons ATGGGCGTGGAGTTGAGCCTGAGGAGTTTGACAGGACCAGTCGATTCACGCCCCCTGCCTTCATCCGCCCCACCCGGAAGCTGGACGATGACAAACCTCCAGATATCTGCTTGGAACCCCGGGAGTCT AGTCTGCACCAGGGTTTTCCACGATGGCTGCCTGCGCCGCATGGGCTACCTCCAAGGGGACAGTGCCGTGGAGGTGACCGAGATGGCCCACACCGAGACAGGCTGGAGCTGCTACTACTGT GACAACCTCAACCTGCTGCTTACTGAGGAGGAGATGTACAGCCTCACGGAGACCTTTCAGCGGTGCAAAGTCATCCCTG ATTGCTCCCTGACACTGGAGGACTTTGTGCGCTACCGACACCAGGCGGCAAAGCGAGGAGACAGCACCAGGGCCCTGAGCGATGAGCAAGAGGAGCAGGCGGCCCGCCAGTTTGCAGCCTTGGACCCTGAACACCGGGGCCACGTAGAGTGGCCCGACTTCTTGTCCCACGAGTCCCTTCTGTTGCTGCAGCAGCTGCGTCCCCAG AACTCTCTACTGAGGCTTCTCACCGTCAAGGAGAGGGAGCGAGCTCGAGCCACCTTCCTGGCACGGGGCAGAGGGAGCACCATCAGCGAAGCAGAGTGCCACCAAGCCCGACACTCTTGGTTCTGCAAGCGCCTTGCAGAGGCTCCTTCCTGCAGCGTCAG CATCAGCCATGTGGGTCCTATAGCAGACAGCAGCCCGGCCGGCAGCAGTAGCCAGAGTCAGGAGAAGGCCCTGCTGCCCACAGAGCAGGAGTCCAG ATTTGTGGATTGGCCCACCTTCCTGAGAGAGAATGTCATCTACATCTTGGCTGCTCGTCCTAACAGTGGAGCGATTCACCTGAAGCCCCCAGGATAG